The following are from one region of the Hymenobacter radiodurans genome:
- a CDS encoding MarR family winged helix-turn-helix transcriptional regulator: MAKDLSVSPESLLKLDNQLCFPLYALSRLVTKAYQPYLQDLDLTYPQYLVMLALWEHQELTVKALGEKLLLDSGTLTPLLKRMEQRHLLSRTRDPHDERSVKVALLPAGQDLRAKACEVPQQMLHKIQLSPVAAESLRTQLQQLISVLT; this comes from the coding sequence ATGGCCAAGGACCTAAGCGTGTCGCCCGAATCTTTGCTGAAGCTCGACAATCAGCTGTGCTTTCCGCTGTATGCGCTCTCCCGCCTAGTGACCAAAGCTTACCAGCCCTATCTTCAGGACCTCGACCTCACGTACCCACAGTATCTAGTGATGCTTGCGCTGTGGGAGCATCAGGAGCTGACCGTTAAAGCACTAGGCGAGAAGCTTTTGCTCGATTCAGGCACCCTTACTCCCTTGCTCAAGCGCATGGAGCAGCGCCACCTGCTCAGCCGTACCCGCGACCCGCACGATGAACGGTCGGTTAAGGTAGCACTACTGCCGGCCGGTCAGGATTTGCGAGCTAAGGCCTGCGAAGTGCCACAGCAGATGTTACACAAAATCCAGCTTTCGCCAGTTGCGGCAGAATCATTACGCACTCAACTTCAACAACTTATCTCTGTTCTCACTTAA
- a CDS encoding T9SS type A sorting domain-containing protein has product MSYPKLLLSLLTLGLLVPLAGHSQVVTPLTADQSRQSVIRTPPVARRGTAVTLPLFDDFAPQGEGLPNLLFWEPGGGTLVNNRFPVAPPSRGVVTFDGLSATGQPYGSSSAYNDTDTLTSQPIDLSGLTAASGVYLSFFWQSGSIVGPPKANTGSQPVRLELEMLDNTGLWQQVWVQLSTGARTNFQQQLVAVDQARYLHSAFQFRWRATGNLANTRDAWSLDYILLNRGRSATDNSYRDIATSAPLTSLLRRFAAMPIEQFNANAAGELNSNTLTTINNFDVGPAPTPIAWTGTLQVLPSGPRATFLTGNKSLSARQQQDVIAGDVRISPLPNTPEAKRITHRIAIQTNETNPLTLSNDTISRITELADYYAYDDGSAEATVSLPALSTGPASYLAYRIDLNRPDRVRSVRIYPSPTGVSRVITMNVWDQDPLTNLPTAEPKASQTFTIPASLPAGQAFVDIPFPQPVNVSGTFYVGYGQASLGFFIPFGIDLNSTVPEGYLLTNAANAWTATSTTPAGAPLIRPVMAGSIITAASNPVLAASISVYPNPSAGLVRVEGLYLRVTVLDAVGRTVWEKADVQAGQSELDLRNLPSGVYMARFLLPQGEVVTKRLALN; this is encoded by the coding sequence ATGAGCTACCCGAAACTTCTACTTTCCTTATTGACGCTTGGCTTGCTGGTGCCCTTAGCCGGACATTCTCAAGTAGTTACACCGCTCACCGCTGACCAAAGCCGCCAGTCTGTTATTCGTACGCCTCCCGTAGCTCGACGCGGCACGGCAGTCACGTTGCCTCTATTCGATGATTTTGCCCCCCAGGGCGAAGGCTTGCCAAATCTACTGTTCTGGGAGCCCGGCGGGGGAACCTTAGTGAATAACCGCTTTCCGGTAGCGCCTCCTTCCCGGGGTGTAGTCACGTTCGATGGGCTTTCCGCTACTGGTCAGCCTTATGGCAGTTCTTCAGCTTATAACGATACGGACACGCTCACTTCGCAGCCCATCGATTTAAGTGGGCTTACGGCCGCCAGTGGCGTGTACCTAAGTTTTTTCTGGCAATCGGGAAGTATTGTGGGGCCGCCAAAGGCAAATACAGGCAGTCAGCCCGTGCGCCTAGAACTGGAAATGCTGGACAACACTGGCCTGTGGCAGCAGGTTTGGGTACAGCTCAGCACGGGAGCACGCACCAATTTTCAGCAACAGCTCGTTGCCGTCGATCAAGCCCGATACCTGCATTCGGCTTTTCAGTTTCGGTGGCGGGCTACGGGCAACCTTGCTAATACCCGCGACGCCTGGAGCCTCGACTACATCCTGCTGAACCGCGGCCGCTCTGCCACCGACAATTCTTACCGCGATATTGCCACCAGCGCCCCGCTCACCAGCCTGTTGCGGCGCTTCGCGGCGATGCCCATAGAGCAGTTTAACGCCAATGCCGCCGGTGAGCTAAACTCCAACACACTTACTACCATCAATAACTTTGATGTAGGCCCCGCCCCCACGCCTATTGCCTGGACTGGTACCCTGCAAGTCCTCCCAAGCGGCCCAAGGGCTACTTTCCTGACGGGCAATAAGTCGTTGTCGGCACGGCAGCAGCAGGACGTAATTGCGGGTGACGTTCGTATTTCTCCTTTGCCCAATACGCCTGAAGCTAAGCGCATAACGCATCGTATTGCCATTCAAACCAACGAAACGAATCCGCTCACTTTATCCAACGACACTATTTCTCGCATTACGGAGCTAGCTGATTACTACGCTTACGATGATGGCTCAGCGGAAGCAACCGTGAGTCTGCCCGCCCTTTCTACCGGACCAGCCAGCTACCTCGCTTACCGCATCGACCTGAATCGTCCTGATCGGGTACGCAGTGTCCGCATCTATCCGTCGCCGACGGGTGTAAGCCGGGTAATAACGATGAACGTGTGGGATCAGGACCCGCTAACTAATTTGCCCACGGCCGAGCCAAAAGCCTCCCAGACCTTTACTATTCCGGCCAGTTTGCCTGCCGGACAAGCATTTGTAGATATTCCCTTCCCGCAGCCAGTAAACGTGAGCGGGACTTTTTATGTGGGCTATGGTCAGGCGTCGCTGGGCTTTTTTATCCCTTTTGGCATTGACCTCAACAGCACCGTCCCGGAGGGCTATCTGCTTACGAATGCGGCTAATGCATGGACGGCCACCTCTACCACGCCTGCTGGTGCCCCGTTAATTCGGCCCGTAATGGCAGGCAGCATAATCACGGCTGCTTCCAATCCAGTGCTAGCGGCCAGTATCAGCGTTTATCCCAATCCGAGTGCTGGATTGGTGCGCGTGGAGGGCCTCTACCTGCGGGTTACTGTGCTAGATGCCGTGGGACGTACTGTTTGGGAAAAAGCCGACGTGCAGGCCGGACAGTCTGAGCTGGACTTGCGAAATCTACCGTCAGGAGTGTATATGGCGCGGTTTTTACTTCCTCAAGGCGAAGTTGTCACGAAGCGTTTAGCACTAAATTGA
- a CDS encoding glycoside hydrolase family 113: MPNSLLFRRWWAFVPLLTLLGLAIVLAAGWWWPRLAPSYPIPAATANVSIAVNLNNRIRGVSWVGSDSITDVELAPLQQHNVTWIAQTPFGWQRGATSPTIGMHTGRGRVYWGESDAGLIQTAQLARKRGQHILLKPHLWVRGDGTWPGDIRMTSEADWKAWFASYTTFILHYAELAEQQKLDGLCIGTELEQTTTAAHETEWRALIRQIRQVYHGPLTYAANWSGEYEHIRFWDALDYIGIQAYFPLTKNRKPTKAELLAGWQPHLKAIERVQKRFDKLVVFTEMGYKCTADAAVEPWVWPDRTTAFLQLDEDTQATCYAAMFETFWTKKWFGGLFVWKWYPKLAPDGPARRHADFTPQHKEAAQVMAQWFGK; encoded by the coding sequence ATGCCCAACTCTCTATTGTTCCGTCGCTGGTGGGCGTTTGTGCCGCTGCTCACCCTACTAGGGTTGGCAATTGTATTAGCCGCTGGCTGGTGGTGGCCGCGGTTGGCTCCTTCCTACCCCATTCCGGCTGCTACGGCGAACGTAAGCATCGCGGTCAACTTGAATAACCGCATACGTGGGGTAAGCTGGGTAGGCAGCGACTCCATTACCGATGTTGAGCTGGCCCCATTGCAGCAGCACAACGTAACTTGGATAGCGCAAACGCCCTTTGGCTGGCAGCGCGGTGCCACCTCTCCCACCATTGGTATGCACACCGGGCGTGGGCGCGTATATTGGGGCGAAAGCGACGCAGGCCTCATTCAGACAGCTCAACTAGCCCGCAAGCGCGGTCAGCATATCCTGCTCAAACCTCATCTGTGGGTGCGCGGCGATGGCACCTGGCCCGGCGACATCCGCATGACCTCCGAGGCCGACTGGAAAGCCTGGTTTGCGAGCTACACGACCTTCATACTGCACTACGCCGAACTGGCTGAGCAACAAAAACTTGACGGCCTGTGTATCGGCACCGAGCTAGAGCAAACAACGACTGCTGCCCACGAAACCGAGTGGCGCGCCCTTATTCGTCAGATACGCCAAGTGTACCACGGCCCGCTCACCTATGCTGCCAACTGGAGCGGTGAGTACGAGCATATTCGATTTTGGGACGCGCTAGATTACATTGGCATTCAAGCCTATTTCCCGCTCACCAAGAACCGCAAGCCCACCAAAGCTGAACTGCTGGCAGGCTGGCAGCCACATCTGAAAGCCATCGAGCGGGTGCAAAAGCGTTTCGACAAGCTTGTGGTTTTCACTGAAATGGGCTACAAATGCACCGCCGACGCTGCCGTGGAACCTTGGGTCTGGCCCGACCGCACCACAGCTTTCCTACAACTCGACGAGGACACACAAGCCACTTGCTACGCGGCCATGTTCGAGACGTTTTGGACGAAAAAATGGTTTGGGGGGCTTTTTGTCTGGAAGTGGTATCCGAAACTAGCTCCTGACGGCCCAGCCCGGCGCCACGCTGATTTTACGCCCCAACATAAAGAGGCTGCCCAAGTTATGGCACAGTGGTTTGGAAAGTAG
- a CDS encoding PASTA domain-containing protein, which translates to MAFLKSDTPLDVLKHLVVIGLAVALLLFGFFFVYLPMTTNHGETIVVPKVTGMRQSDLEDYLDERNLRYFVDDSSYSPNIPAYTVLTQDPAPGQQVKEDRKIYISVSMKNPPVIKMPKLTEGSVKNAQMILASYDLVVGEIQKVPDLAQNSVLKQLVNGKEIEPGSPIAKGTRVDLVVGDGQGNQEFPVPNVINMPADEASTLLVGQGLQVGEIFYQPAEEGQVDGTIVKQRPVATPGATIRMGQLVDLWVAGNEPLKAVQ; encoded by the coding sequence ATGGCTTTTCTTAAATCCGATACCCCACTCGACGTACTGAAACACTTGGTGGTAATTGGCTTGGCGGTGGCCTTGCTGCTGTTCGGTTTTTTCTTCGTGTACTTGCCCATGACCACCAACCACGGCGAAACCATTGTGGTACCGAAGGTGACCGGAATGCGGCAAAGCGACTTAGAAGACTACCTCGACGAGCGCAACCTGCGCTACTTCGTCGATGACTCCAGCTATAGCCCCAACATCCCGGCGTACACGGTGCTCACGCAGGACCCGGCCCCCGGCCAGCAGGTGAAGGAAGACCGCAAGATTTATATCTCGGTGAGCATGAAAAACCCGCCGGTAATCAAAATGCCCAAGCTCACGGAAGGCTCCGTGAAAAATGCGCAGATGATTCTGGCTAGCTACGACCTGGTAGTAGGCGAAATTCAGAAGGTACCTGATTTGGCCCAAAACTCAGTATTGAAGCAACTGGTGAACGGCAAGGAGATAGAGCCAGGTTCGCCTATTGCGAAAGGTACACGGGTGGATTTAGTCGTCGGTGATGGGCAGGGCAACCAGGAGTTTCCGGTGCCTAATGTTATCAATATGCCTGCTGATGAGGCCTCTACGCTACTTGTAGGGCAGGGCTTGCAGGTAGGAGAAATTTTCTATCAGCCCGCTGAAGAAGGGCAAGTGGATGGCACCATTGTAAAGCAACGCCCCGTGGCCACTCCTGGCGCTACTATTCGTATGGGGCAGCTGGTGGATTTGTGGGTAGCGGGCAATGAGCCGTTGAAGGCGGTGCAGTAA
- a CDS encoding RecQ family ATP-dependent DNA helicase: MPLPTDDILHLLRQHWGHTAFRPFQENIIRSVLAGQDTLALLPTGGGKSVCFQVPALAREGICVVVSPLIALMKDQVEQLRARGIKAEAVYAGMSHQEIDQTLDNCVYGPVKFLYVSPERLLTEMFRVRVAKMKVNLLAVDEAHCLSQWGYDFRPPYLQIVELRELLPKVPVIALTATATKPVKADIIERLKFGPNHQVFQQSFARPNLSYSVLQTEDKLRRLQEVLRGVGPDKTAIVYGRTRRQVEDAAAFLQHHKVSAAAYHAGLPSEQRHRTQQDWMQNKTRVIVATNAFGMGIDKPDVRLVVHLDAPDTLEAYYQEAGRAGRDEKYAFAVLLASPNEAAEQRRRAELAHPPLDTVRRVYQALANFSRTAVGGGELVAFDFDIQQFAETYRIKALDAHNALKALARQGLVQMNEAVNNPARVHIPIDHTDLYRFQVANAAHDKLIKSLLRLNGGEIFAGFQKISENSLAQHLRLSVVEVRKMLLFLHRSGIIQYQPQHNSPQALFTTPRHDVDKLPLNQPALRAARELAQHQTEAVIEYSLGGRCRQQLLLEYFGEMDAPVCRVCDFCLAKKKAQQPAQPSPTLRAQLVDLLKNAPQTPRELLTQFAPQQAESVTQLLRELVDTRVLQYEPNGKLRA, encoded by the coding sequence ATGCCTTTACCTACCGACGATATCCTGCACCTGCTTCGCCAGCACTGGGGTCACACGGCTTTTCGGCCGTTTCAGGAGAATATTATTCGCTCGGTGCTGGCGGGGCAAGATACACTGGCTTTGCTGCCCACAGGGGGGGGCAAAAGTGTGTGCTTTCAGGTGCCAGCGCTGGCGCGGGAGGGTATTTGTGTAGTGGTGTCGCCGCTGATTGCCTTGATGAAAGATCAGGTGGAGCAGCTGCGGGCGCGGGGCATTAAGGCTGAAGCAGTGTACGCTGGTATGAGCCATCAGGAAATCGACCAGACCCTGGATAATTGCGTGTATGGGCCGGTGAAGTTTCTGTACGTGTCGCCGGAGCGGCTGCTGACGGAGATGTTTCGGGTGCGGGTGGCGAAGATGAAAGTAAACCTGCTGGCTGTGGATGAGGCGCACTGCCTCTCGCAGTGGGGCTACGACTTCCGGCCGCCTTATCTGCAGATTGTGGAGCTACGCGAGTTGCTGCCGAAGGTGCCGGTCATTGCTCTCACGGCCACTGCCACCAAACCTGTGAAGGCAGATATTATCGAGCGACTAAAGTTTGGGCCCAATCATCAGGTTTTTCAGCAAAGCTTCGCCCGGCCTAACCTGTCGTATTCTGTTCTGCAGACCGAGGATAAGCTGCGGCGCTTACAGGAAGTGCTGCGCGGTGTGGGTCCTGATAAAACGGCCATCGTATATGGGCGCACGCGGCGGCAGGTGGAGGATGCTGCAGCTTTTTTGCAGCACCACAAGGTGTCGGCGGCGGCGTACCACGCGGGCTTGCCTAGTGAGCAACGCCACCGTACCCAGCAGGACTGGATGCAGAACAAAACTCGCGTAATTGTGGCTACCAACGCTTTCGGGATGGGTATCGACAAGCCCGACGTGCGCTTGGTCGTGCATCTCGACGCGCCCGATACGCTGGAAGCTTACTACCAAGAAGCCGGCCGCGCCGGCCGCGACGAGAAGTATGCCTTTGCCGTGCTCCTAGCCAGTCCCAACGAAGCAGCGGAGCAGCGTCGTCGCGCTGAATTGGCCCACCCGCCTCTCGATACGGTCCGGCGGGTATATCAGGCCTTAGCGAACTTCTCGCGTACGGCCGTTGGCGGGGGCGAGTTGGTAGCCTTTGATTTTGATATTCAGCAATTTGCCGAAACATATCGAATCAAAGCCCTCGACGCGCATAATGCCCTGAAAGCATTGGCACGGCAAGGCCTAGTACAGATGAATGAGGCGGTAAACAATCCCGCTCGTGTGCATATTCCTATTGATCATACCGATTTGTACCGGTTTCAGGTAGCCAATGCCGCGCACGATAAGCTCATCAAGTCTTTACTGCGTCTGAATGGAGGAGAAATCTTCGCAGGCTTCCAGAAAATATCTGAGAACAGCCTCGCCCAGCACCTGCGGCTGAGTGTAGTAGAAGTACGCAAAATGCTGCTGTTTTTGCACCGCTCGGGCATTATCCAATATCAACCCCAGCACAATTCACCTCAAGCACTGTTCACTACTCCGCGCCACGACGTGGACAAGCTGCCGCTGAATCAGCCGGCCCTGCGGGCCGCGCGTGAGCTGGCTCAGCACCAGACGGAGGCCGTCATTGAATACAGCTTGGGTGGCCGGTGTCGGCAGCAGTTGTTGCTGGAATATTTTGGCGAAATGGACGCGCCTGTCTGCCGCGTCTGCGATTTTTGCTTAGCTAAGAAGAAAGCCCAACAACCCGCTCAGCCTTCGCCAACGCTACGCGCCCAACTCGTAGACTTGCTAAAAAATGCCCCCCAAACACCCCGCGAACTACTCACCCAATTTGCCCCCCAGCAGGCCGAATCCGTAACTCAGCTGCTGCGCGAGCTGGTCGATACGCGAGTGCTTCAGTATGAGCCGAATGGAAAACTGCGGGCGTAG
- a CDS encoding rhodanese-like domain-containing protein: MSDITSEELKKRQATGEKLVILDVREGWEYEESRIEGSQHIPLGSLPQRVDELEDLKEGEVIVHCKGGSRANAAKAFLAQNGFRNVRNLIGGITAYQQ, from the coding sequence ATGAGCGATATTACTTCCGAAGAGTTGAAGAAGCGACAGGCTACTGGTGAAAAACTGGTTATTCTGGACGTACGTGAAGGCTGGGAATACGAAGAATCGCGTATTGAAGGCAGCCAGCACATTCCACTGGGTTCTTTACCCCAGCGCGTAGATGAGCTAGAAGACCTGAAAGAAGGAGAAGTCATTGTGCATTGCAAGGGTGGCAGCCGAGCTAATGCAGCGAAGGCTTTCTTGGCCCAAAATGGATTTCGTAACGTTCGCAACCTGATTGGCGGTATCACAGCTTATCAGCAATAA
- a CDS encoding organic hydroperoxide resistance protein, with translation MSYQKLYTAKAKATGGRDGRAISSDNVIDLALTTPKELGGLGKQGATNPEQLFAAGYAACFDSALNLVARFEKQTIVGSSVAADVSLGHEGDKYDIAVDLHVNIPGLEQAQAEDLVAKAHQICPYSRATRGNIEVNLTTSTHA, from the coding sequence ATGAGTTACCAAAAACTGTATACCGCCAAAGCGAAAGCTACCGGTGGCCGCGACGGCCGCGCCATTTCGTCCGACAATGTAATTGACCTGGCTCTGACTACACCTAAAGAGCTGGGTGGTCTTGGTAAGCAAGGTGCTACCAATCCGGAGCAGCTGTTTGCCGCTGGTTACGCTGCCTGCTTCGATAGCGCCCTCAACCTGGTAGCGCGTTTCGAAAAGCAAACTATTGTGGGCAGCTCCGTAGCTGCTGATGTCAGCCTCGGCCACGAAGGCGACAAATACGACATTGCCGTAGATCTGCACGTAAATATTCCCGGCTTGGAACAAGCACAGGCCGAAGATCTGGTAGCCAAAGCGCACCAGATCTGTCCATACTCCCGCGCTACTCGCGGCAACATTGAAGTAAACCTGACGACTTCGACGCACGCCTAG
- a CDS encoding ABC transporter ATP-binding protein, protein MLQAINIRKSYNTLEVLKGIDLTIEKSEIVSIVGSSGAGKSTLLHILGTLDNPDTGEVLFDGQSVSSLGRSDLARFRNRHIGFIFQFHNLLPEFTALENVCLPAYLAGRSEKEVRVRARELLGMLNLERRADHKPSEMSGGEQQRTAVARALINSPEIIFADEPSGNLDSQNAQELHQIFFLLRKELGQTFVIVTHNDQLAEMADRTITMKDGYITE, encoded by the coding sequence TTGCTGCAGGCCATAAATATTCGCAAAAGCTACAACACGCTGGAAGTGCTTAAGGGCATCGACCTGACGATTGAGAAGTCGGAAATCGTGTCCATCGTTGGTTCATCGGGGGCGGGCAAAAGTACCCTGCTACACATTCTGGGCACGTTGGACAACCCCGACACGGGCGAGGTGCTCTTTGATGGTCAGTCGGTTAGCTCCCTCGGGCGCTCCGACTTAGCGCGGTTTCGCAACCGACACATCGGCTTCATTTTCCAGTTTCATAATCTTTTGCCCGAGTTTACGGCTCTGGAGAATGTGTGCTTGCCGGCGTATTTGGCAGGTCGCTCGGAGAAGGAAGTGCGCGTACGAGCCCGCGAATTGCTGGGGATGTTGAACCTAGAGCGCCGCGCCGACCATAAGCCATCTGAAATGTCGGGTGGGGAGCAGCAGCGTACGGCGGTAGCTCGGGCCTTGATCAATTCGCCCGAAATCATTTTTGCCGACGAGCCCAGCGGCAACCTCGATTCGCAAAATGCGCAGGAGCTACACCAGATTTTCTTTCTGTTGCGAAAGGAGCTAGGCCAAACCTTTGTTATCGTGACGCACAACGACCAACTGGCCGAAATGGCCGACCGCACCATTACCATGAAAGACGGCTACATTACGGAGTAG
- a CDS encoding D-alanine--D-alanine ligase family protein codes for MKIGIFFGGPSREREISFAGGRTVYDNLDKGLFQAVPIFVDSRGNFILLDWHYIYKGTIRDFFPPVSALPASEHRLQVYLESLGELSQEEQDRIITEVGRRVQPHELRELMDFAFLALHGPGGEDGAIQGLLEWYGVPYSGSGILPSAFGIDKIAQKKLLHALNRPTPAFRVISTEEWDAADPIATLEYLVRELGLPLVFKAPRQGSSIGVSILREKNAPQFVAAVERSLFRKTLTRSEWQGKSDEQKLLWLQQLTDIREGIGLPVLLEVKSAQAATDVAITPQEPQLIYHPEKLLHTLNEQFETVEQVLLTNIDGESQVLVESFVAGREFSCIVVEDPNGEPLALPPTEIVKGEEMFDYRSKYLPGLSRKITPIDLPEDKIQEIREACQEMFRTFGFQVYARLDGFIQATDGSLFLNDPNTTSGMLPASFFFHQAAEIGLNPSQFLTYLIRTSLAARRRAGMQPVRLGGILAQLDAAVASRQQQERQRTKVAVIMGGYSSERHISVESGRNIYEKLSSSVKYEPIPVFLTGSAQEHRLYVLPINVMLKDNADDIREKIEYAEAGHELHPVLARIRREAEAITGTYAGQPTAQPRRISFEELAEMVDEVFIALHGRPGEDGALQKELEQFGLPYNGSGVESSSITINKFETNRRLREAGLRVAEHRMANRLEWQADAETFYRSLETQFHYPFIAKPADDGCSSAVKKIKNRQELEAFSQLIFRDQEDLLPEPARTLHLGFKEEFPQKDAFLVETLISRDGAQHFLEVTGGLLTHWRPDGSLNIEVFEASEALATGEVLSLEEKFLAGEGQNITPARYAPDPAERQRISEEVKKELRRVAEVLNIQGYARIDAFVRVRETGAVEVLIIEVNSLPGMTPATCIFHQTALNGYTPYDFIDRILEFGKERQRKLEIEAKS; via the coding sequence AATCTGGACAAAGGCTTGTTTCAGGCCGTGCCCATCTTCGTGGACAGCCGGGGCAACTTCATTTTGCTCGACTGGCATTATATCTATAAAGGCACCATCAGGGACTTTTTCCCGCCCGTATCGGCCCTGCCGGCCTCCGAGCACCGTTTGCAGGTGTACTTGGAAAGCTTGGGCGAGCTAAGCCAGGAGGAACAAGACCGCATCATTACGGAAGTCGGACGGCGCGTGCAGCCGCATGAGCTCCGCGAGCTGATGGACTTCGCCTTCCTAGCTCTGCACGGGCCCGGCGGCGAAGACGGTGCCATTCAGGGCTTGCTGGAGTGGTACGGCGTTCCGTATTCGGGCTCCGGCATTTTGCCTTCTGCGTTTGGCATTGATAAAATTGCCCAGAAAAAACTGCTTCATGCCCTGAATCGGCCCACGCCTGCTTTCCGCGTCATCAGTACGGAAGAGTGGGACGCCGCTGATCCAATAGCTACGCTTGAGTACTTAGTGCGTGAGCTGGGCTTACCGCTCGTGTTTAAAGCCCCGCGCCAGGGTTCGAGCATTGGCGTCTCGATTCTACGCGAGAAAAATGCCCCCCAGTTTGTGGCCGCCGTGGAGCGCAGCTTATTCCGCAAAACCCTAACGCGCAGTGAGTGGCAGGGCAAGAGCGACGAGCAGAAACTCCTGTGGCTGCAGCAGCTCACCGACATTCGGGAAGGCATCGGGCTGCCGGTCCTGCTGGAAGTGAAAAGTGCCCAAGCCGCAACTGATGTTGCTATTACGCCTCAGGAGCCGCAGCTCATTTATCATCCTGAGAAGCTGCTGCACACGCTTAATGAGCAGTTTGAAACCGTTGAGCAGGTGTTGCTTACCAACATCGATGGCGAGTCGCAGGTGCTGGTGGAGAGCTTCGTGGCGGGGCGCGAGTTTTCGTGCATCGTAGTGGAAGACCCGAACGGTGAACCGCTGGCTTTGCCCCCCACCGAGATTGTGAAGGGCGAGGAAATGTTCGATTACCGCTCCAAGTACCTGCCCGGCCTGAGCCGCAAAATCACGCCCATTGACCTGCCTGAGGACAAGATTCAGGAAATCCGGGAGGCTTGCCAGGAGATGTTCCGCACCTTCGGTTTTCAAGTGTACGCCCGCCTAGACGGCTTTATTCAAGCCACCGATGGCAGCCTGTTCCTGAATGATCCGAACACCACGTCGGGAATGTTGCCGGCCTCTTTCTTCTTCCACCAAGCCGCCGAAATTGGCCTGAATCCTTCTCAGTTTCTAACGTATCTGATTCGCACTTCTCTGGCCGCGCGGCGCCGCGCAGGCATGCAGCCAGTGCGGCTGGGGGGCATTTTGGCACAGCTAGATGCAGCCGTAGCTTCGCGCCAGCAACAGGAACGGCAGCGTACCAAAGTAGCCGTAATTATGGGTGGCTACTCTTCCGAGCGTCACATTTCAGTGGAAAGCGGCCGCAATATTTACGAGAAGCTCAGTTCTTCGGTAAAATACGAACCCATTCCAGTGTTCCTGACGGGCTCCGCCCAGGAGCATAGGCTCTACGTGCTGCCCATCAACGTGATGCTCAAGGACAACGCCGACGACATCCGCGAAAAAATTGAGTACGCTGAAGCCGGTCACGAGCTGCATCCAGTATTAGCCCGCATCCGTCGCGAAGCTGAGGCTATTACGGGCACCTACGCTGGTCAGCCCACGGCCCAACCCCGCCGAATTTCCTTCGAGGAGTTGGCCGAGATGGTCGATGAGGTGTTTATTGCCTTGCATGGCCGGCCCGGCGAGGATGGCGCTTTGCAAAAAGAGCTGGAGCAATTCGGTTTGCCCTATAATGGCTCTGGCGTCGAATCGAGCAGCATAACCATCAACAAGTTCGAAACGAACCGTCGCCTGCGCGAAGCTGGTTTGCGCGTAGCTGAGCACCGCATGGCTAACCGCCTGGAGTGGCAGGCCGACGCCGAAACCTTCTACCGCTCACTGGAAACGCAGTTTCATTATCCCTTCATCGCCAAGCCCGCCGACGACGGCTGCTCTTCGGCAGTGAAAAAGATCAAAAACCGGCAGGAGTTGGAAGCGTTTAGCCAGCTCATCTTCCGCGACCAGGAAGACCTGCTGCCCGAACCGGCCCGCACCCTGCACCTTGGCTTCAAGGAAGAATTCCCGCAGAAAGATGCCTTCCTGGTAGAAACGCTGATCAGCCGCGACGGTGCCCAGCATTTTCTCGAAGTAACTGGCGGCTTGCTCACGCACTGGCGCCCTGATGGTTCGTTGAATATCGAAGTATTCGAAGCCTCCGAAGCGCTGGCTACCGGTGAGGTGTTGAGCTTAGAAGAGAAATTCCTGGCTGGCGAAGGTCAGAACATCACGCCCGCCCGCTATGCCCCCGACCCGGCGGAGCGGCAGCGCATATCGGAGGAAGTAAAGAAAGAGCTGCGTCGCGTGGCCGAAGTGCTGAATATTCAGGGTTACGCCCGCATTGATGCCTTCGTGCGAGTGCGCGAAACCGGGGCCGTAGAGGTACTAATTATCGAGGTAAATTCGTTGCCTGGAATGACGCCCGCCACCTGCATTTTCCACCAAACAGCGCTGAACGGCTATACCCCCTACGATTTCATTGACCGGATTCTGGAATTTGGCAAAGAGCGGCAGCGGAAGCTCGAGATAGAAGCGAAAAGCTAA